Within the Myxococcus virescens genome, the region AGCCACCGCGTGCTGGCGGTGGACCTGCCGGGCTTCGGCATGTCGTCCCCCCCCCGAAGGCCCGCTGGCCACCGGCGAGGACGCGGCGGCCTTCTTCACCGCCCCCATCGAGGCGCTGCTGTCCCAGCTCGCCCCGGGCCCGGTGGCCGTGGTGGGCCACTCGCTGGGCGGGCTCGTGGCGCTGGAGCTCGCGCTGCGCGGCCGGGTGCCCGTGGAGCGGCTGGCCCTGGTGGATGCCATGGGCCTGGGCCCGGAGATGGAGCGAAAAGCCCGCCTCTTCTTCCGCGCCGGTCCCGAACGGCTGGCGCGCTCGCTAGGGCCATGGGCCTGGGCCCAGCTGATGCCGCCGCCCCCGACGCCGCTGGGTGAGCGGCTGGGCGCCCTGGAGTACGAGCTGCACACCCGCCCGGGCGCCAGCCCCGACGCCACGCGGGCCTTCAACCGGCTCGTGCCCGTGGCCGGCCCTGTCTTTCATCGCGCGGAAAAGCTCGACGCCATCACGGCGCCGGTGCTGCTCGTCTGGGGTGAGCACGAGGACACCCTGCCCGTCTCCATCGCCGAGCGGGCGGCGCGGCGCCTTCCCCGGGCCCGGCTCCTGCGCCTGGACGCGGGCCACAGCCCCCACCAGGAACATCCGGAGCGCGTGCTCCCCGAGCTGAAGGCGTTCCTCGCCGCGCCCCAGGAGCGCTAGCGCACGCACGGCAGACAGGCGGCCGACGACGTTCGGGTGACACGGACTGGTCCGGCGGTCGGAGCTCGTCCTGGCGGCGCTTGTCCTGGCCGTCCTGGATGGCGACCGTCCCGTCGTGTCATCCAGGGACACCGCCGCCAGGGAGGCTGCCATGAATCACAAGACGCACGAGCGCCATGACCACGTCCATGCCAAGGGCTGTGGCCACCCCGCCATCCAGCACCAGGACCACGTGGACTATCTGCACGACGGGCACCTGCACCACCCGCACTCGGACCACACGGACGAGTGCACGCTCGCCGAAGACGCGCGCAACCCCGCGCAATGCACGCCGCAGCATGCCTGTGGTGCCCATGAAGCCACGCACCGTCACGGCCCCTCGTGTGGCCACGCGGCCGCGCCGCACGGGGACCACGTGGACTATCTCGTGGACGGCCACCTGCATCACCCGCATGACGGCCACTGCGATGACCACGGCAAGGTGCAGGTCCTGAGCTGAAACGAAGACGTGGCGGAAGACCTCTCCCCCCGAGAGGCCCCGCCCGTCTTCACGCTGCACAGAGGCGTGCCGTCTCAGGCCTGGGACGGCGCGCCCTGCTGCGCCTGGCGATCCACCAGTTGTTTGCGCACCTCGTTCATGTCGAGCGCGCGCACCTGGCGGATGAGGTCATCCAGCGCGTTGGCTGGCAGCGCTCCCGCCTGTTCGAACAACATGATGCCGTCACGGAAGACCATCAGCGTGGGGATGGAGCGGATGGCGAAAGCCCCCGCGAGTTCCACCTCTGCGTCGGTGTCGAGCTTGCCGAAGACGAGGTCCGGATTCTTCGCGCTCGCCTGTTCGAACACAGGTGAGAAGGTGCGGCACGGTGCGCACCACTCGGCCCACCAGTCGAGGAGGACGATTCCCTCCTTCGAGACGATTTCCTTGAAGTTGGCTTTGGTGATGTCGATGGTTGCCATGCCCTGACACTGGGCCCTCCCCCCCGGAGGCGCCAGTGTCAGGACATGGCCAGCCAGGCTCCCCCCAGGGCCCGGCTCCCAGTCACCTCCAGCCCAGCGCGGCGGCCCATGACGGGTGGGCCGCCGGGACAGCGGGCGGGCTCAGCCCCAGACGCTCGCCCGGCCCATGAACTGCGCCAGGTCCAGGCGGTTGGACTGCGTCTCGCGGCGGGGCGCCTTCGCCGTGAAGGACTCCAAATCCTGGAGGCTGATGTGGACCTCCTTGCTGGACTTGGACTTGCTGGCGCCCTGGTCCACCGAGCGCAACGCCGTGGGGTGGTTGATCAGGAACTGCGCCGCCTCACGGAGCTCCTTCGGC harbors:
- the trxA gene encoding thioredoxin, encoding MATIDITKANFKEIVSKEGIVLLDWWAEWCAPCRTFSPVFEQASAKNPDLVFGKLDTDAEVELAGAFAIRSIPTLMVFRDGIMLFEQAGALPANALDDLIRQVRALDMNEVRKQLVDRQAQQGAPSQA